The following coding sequences lie in one Apostichopus japonicus isolate 1M-3 chromosome 13, ASM3797524v1, whole genome shotgun sequence genomic window:
- the LOC139978199 gene encoding uncharacterized protein — protein MFLARQNLLSLSILLTIIISFRVARCSQQCKRVFFTLHCNGQTRNISTFPSESTLQGYVTLLVTFTNISSLQNGLVILPPLPQLETLVLSSNGILVLNDSLVENNQQMKGLQLQHNKLSSVPIKVLENLPNLTYLDLSYNNILTIPENAFHTNHNLEILLVIGNDLNQVHPDALNGVFTLKYIHLSSNILNRFSFEIFQSVPVLTNLFGIYLEDSSITKVSNVSVEVPSCQTLSLRGNLLQSLKGFSLSGFTGLKLLFLDRNQISVIDRFVFGFEDHYNLTVLRLARNNIHRVPVSFLRQLPRLVILSLEQNKLTQLPKGAFRYNINVEVIDLSDNQIHTVHGLSFIGIQNLRDVDLTVNNLSSLPEQLFDVMDPFVLDIAFNNWTCNCNLFDFLTWSSSGFIRPTLTVCVDPRYGNQSTTVAFPFHIFCETEITTVTSLDPDDHTVRPTSSGFVFSERVTLIVFVTVVALALIFLACVAHLMTCLSRNDSA, from the coding sequence ATGTTCTTAGCTAGACAGAATCTTCTCTCCTTGTCAATATTGTTAACTATTATCATCTCATTTCGTGTGGCAAGATGTTCTCAACAATGTAAGCGTGTTTTTTTCACGTTACACTGTAACGGGCAGACGAGAAATATAAGCACGTTTCCTTCGGAGTCAACCCTACAAGGTTACGTAACATTACTTGTTACTTTCACTAATATATCAAGTCTTCAGAATGGATTAGTGATCCTTCCACCATTGCCTCAACTAGAGACACTGGTGTTATCGTCGAATGGTATTTTAGTCTTAAATGATTCTCTCGTTGAAAACAATCAACAGATGAAAGGTCTGCAACTGCAACATAATAAATTATCATCAGTACCGATCAAAGTATTAGAGAATCTACCAAATCTCACGTACCTTGATCTCTCCTATAATAACATACTAACTATTCCAGAAAATGCTTTTCATACAAATCATAATCTTGAGATTCTGCTTGTAATAGGTAACGACTTAAATCAAGTCCACCCCGACGCGCTGAACGGCGTCTTCACTTTGAAGTATATACATCTGTCCAGTAACATTTTGAATCGCTTttcctttgaaatatttcaaagtgtACCAGTTTTGACCAACCTTTTCGGCATTTACCTGGAAGACAGCAGTATCACGAAAGTCTCCAATGTATCCGTCGAAGTACCTTCCTGTCAAACTCTAAGCTTGAGAGGAAATCTTTTGCAATCTTTGAAGGGCTTCTCTTTGAGTGGGTTTACTGGCCTTAAACTGCTATTTCTTGACAGAAATCAGATCTCTGTGATAGACCGATTTGTTTTCGGTTTTGAAGACCATTATAATCTTACTGTTCTTCGTTTAGCTCGAAATAACATTCATAGAGTCCCGGTATCATTTTTACGACAACTTCCCAGACTTGTTATATTAAGTCTTGAACAAAACAAACTCACTCAACTGCCTAAGGGCGCTTTCCGATATAACATAAACGTAGAGGTCATAGATTTAAGTGACAATCAGatccatacagtacatggtcTCTCATTTATTGGTATCCAAAATCTTCGAGATGTCGATCTAACCGTCAATAACCTCTCAAGTTTACCAGAGCAGCTATTCGATGTCATGGATCCATTTGTGCTTGACATTGCATTTAATAATTGGACGTGCAATTGTAATCTCTTTGATTTCCTCACATGGTCATCTTCTGGTTTTATTCGCCCTACGTTAACAGTATGCGTTGACCCAAGATATGGTAATCAAAGTACAACTGTTGCTTTTCCTTTCCATATTTTCTGCGAAACAGAGATCACCACGGTAACCAGTCTTGATCCTGACGACCATACAGTTAGACCGACTTCAAGCGGTTTTGTGTTTTCGGAACGCGTGACTTTGATCGTTTTTGTGACGGTTGTAGCACTGGCCCTGATATTTTTAGCTTGTGTAGCGCATTTGATGACTTGCCTTTCAAGAAATGACTCTGCGTAG
- the LOC139978202 gene encoding uncharacterized protein: MFLARQILLSLSILFTIIISFRVAKCSQQCERFFSTLNCNGQTRNISTFPSESTLQGYVTLLVTFTNISSLQNGLVILPPLPQLEKLVLLSNGILVLNDSLVENNLQIKSFHLQSNKLSSVPIKVFENLPNLTYLDLSYNNILTIPENAFHTNHNLEILFVNGNDLNQVHPDALNGVFSLKYIHLSSNILNRFSFEVFQKVPELTNLFGIYLEDSSITKLSNVSVEVTSCQTLSLRGNLLQSLKGFTLSGFTGLKLLFLDRNQISVIDRFVFGFEDHYNLTVLLLARNNIHRVPVSFLRQLPRLVTLSLEQNKLTQLPKGAFRYNINIEVINLSKNQIHTVHGLSFIGIQNLRVVDLTVNNLSSLPEQLFDVMDPFVLDIAFNNWTCNCNLFDFLTWSSSGFIRPTLTVCVDPRYGNQSTTVAFPFHIFCESEITTVTSLDHDDHTVRPTSSGFLFSERVTLIVFVTVVALALIFLACVAHLITYLSRNDSA; this comes from the coding sequence ATGTTCTTAGCTAGACAGATACTTCTCTCCTTGTCAATATTGTTCACTATTATCATCTCATTTCGTGTGGCAAAATGTTCTCAACAATGTGAGCGTTTTTTTTCCACGTTAAACTGTAACGGGCAGACGAGAAATATAAGCACGTTTCCTTCGGAGTCAACCCTACAAGGATACGTAACACTACTTGTTACTTTCACTAATATATCAAGTCTTCAGAATGGATTAGTGATCCTTCCACCATTGCCTCAACTAGAGAAACTGGTGTTATTGTCGAATGGTATTTTAGTCTTAAATGATTCTCTCGTTGAAAACAATCTACAGATTAAAAGTTTTCATCTTCAATCTAATAAATTATCATCAGTACCGATCAAAGTGTTTGAGAATCTACCAAATCTCACGTACCTTGATCTCTCCTATAATAACATACTAACTATTCCAGAAAATGCTTTTCATACAAATCATAATCTTGAGATTCTGTTTGTAAATGGTAACGACTTAAATCAAGTCCATCCCGACGCGCTGAACGGCGTCTTCAGTTTGAAGTATATACATCTGTCCAGTAACATTTTGAATCGCTTTTCCTTTGAAGTATTTCAAAAAGTACCAGAATTGACCAACCTATTCGGCATTTACCTGGAAGATAGCAGTATCACGAAACTCTCCAATGTATCCGTCGAAGTAACTTCCTGTCAAACTCTAAGCTTGAGAGGAAATCTTTTGCAATCTTTGAAGGGCTTCACTTTGAGTGGGTTTACTGGCCTTAAACTGCTATTTCTTGACAGAAATCAGATCTCTGTGATAGACCGATTTGTTTTCGGTTTTGAAGACCATTATAATCTCACTGTTCTTCTTCTAGCTCGAAATAACATTCATAGAGTCCCGGTATCATTTTTACGACAACTTCCCAGACTTGTTACATTAAGTCttgaacaaaacaaactaaCTCAACTACCTAAGGGCGCTTTCcgatataacataaacatagaGGTCataaatttaagcaaaaatcagatccatacagtacatggtcTCTCATTTATTGGTATCCAAAATCTTCGAGTTGTCGATCTAACCGTCAACAACCTCTCAAGTTTACCAGAGCAGCTATTCGATGTCATGGATCCATTTGTGCTTGACATTGCATTTAATAATTGGACGTGCAATTGTAATCTCTTTGATTTCCTCACATGGTCATCTTCTGGTTTTATTCGCCCTACGTTAACAGTATGCGTTGACCCAAGATATGGTAATCAAAGTACAACTGTTGCTTTTCCTTTCCATATTTTCTGCGAATCAGAGATTACCACGGTAACCAGTCTTGATCATGACGACCATACAGTTAGACCGACTTCAAGCGGTTTTCTGTTTTCGGAACGCGTGACTTTGATCGTTTTTGTGACGGTTGTAGCACTGGCCCTGATATTTTTAGCTTGTGTAGCACATTTGATTACTTACCTTTCAAGAAATGACTCTGCGTAG
- the LOC139978200 gene encoding uncharacterized protein, which translates to MFLARQILLSLSILFTIIISFRVAKCSQQCQRVFSTLNCNGQTRNISTFPSESTLQGYVTLLVTFTNISSLQNGLVILPPMPQLETLVFSSNGILVLNDSLVENNQQIKGLQLQSNKLSLVPIKVLENLPNLTYLDLSHNNILTIPENAFHTNHNLEILLVIGNDLKQVHPDALNGVFSLKYIHLSSNILNRFSFEIFQRVPELTNLFGIYLEDSSITKLSNVSVEVTSCQTLSLRGNLLQSLKAFTLSGFTGLKLLFLDRNQISVIDRFVFGFEDHYNLTVLLLARNNIHRVPVSFLRQLPRLVILSLEQNKLTQLPNGAFRYNKNVEVINLSNNQIHTVHGLSFIGIQNLRDVDLTVNNLSSLPEQLFDVMDPFVLDIAFNNWTCNCNLFDFLTWSSSGFIRPTLTVCVDPRYGNQSTTVAFPFHIFCESEITTVTSSDHDDHTVRPTSSGFVFSERVTLIVFVTVVVLALIFLACIAHLITCLSRNDSA; encoded by the coding sequence ATGTTCTTAGCTAGACAGATACTTCTCTCCTTGTCAATATTGTTCACTATTATCATCTCATTTCGTGTGGCAAAATGTTCTCAACAATGTCAGCGTGTTTTTTCCACGTTAAACTGTAACGGGCAGACGAGAAATATAAGCACGTTTCCTTCGGAGTCAACCCTTCAAGGATACGTAACACTACTTGTTACTTTCACTAATATATCAAGTCTTCAGAATGGATTAGTGATCCTTCCACCAATGCCTCAACTAGAGACACTGGTGTTTTCGTCGAATGGTATTTTAGTCTTAAATGATTCTCTCGTTGAAAACAATCAACAGATTAAAGGTCTGCAACTTCAATCTAATAAATTATCATTAGTACCGATCAAAGTGTTAGAGAATCTACCAAATCTCACGTACCTTGATCTCTCCCATAATAACATACTAACTATTCCAGAAAATGCTTTTCATACAAATCATAATCTTGAGATTCTGCTTGTAATAGGTAACGACTTAAAACAAGTCCACCCCGACGCGCTGAACGGCGTCTTCAGTTTGAAGTATATACATCTGTCCAGTAACATTTTGAATCGCTTttcctttgaaatatttcaaagagtACCAGAATTGACCAACCTATTCGGCATTTACCTGGAAGATAGCAGTATCACGAAACTCTCCAATGTATCCGTCGAAGTAACTTCCTGTCAAACTCTAAGCTTGAGAGGAAATCTTTTGCAATCTTTGAAGGCCTTCACTTTGAGTGGGTTTACTGGCCTTAAACTGCTATTTCTTGACAGAAATCAGATATCTGTGATAGACCGATTTGTTTTCGGTTTTGAAGACCATTATAATCTCACTGTTCTTCTTCTAGCTCGAAATAACATTCATAGAGTCCCGGTATCATTTTTACGACAACTTCCCAGACTTGTCATATTAAGTCTTGAACAAAACAAACTCACTCAACTACCTAATGGCGCTTTCCGATATAACAAAAACGTAGAGGTCATAAATTTAAGCAACAATCAGatccatacagtacatggtcTCTCATTTATTGGTATCCAAAATCTTCGAGATGTCGATCTAACCGTCAACAACCTCTCAAGTTTACCAGAGCAGCTATTCGATGTCATGGATCCATTTGTGCTTGACATTGCATTTAATAATTGGACGTGCAATTGTAATCTCTTTGATTTCCTCACATGGTCATCTTCTGGTTTTATTCGCCCAACGTTAACAGTATGCGTTGACCCAAGATATGGTAATCAAAGTACAACTGTTGCTTTTCCTTTCCATATTTTCTGCGAATCAGAGATTACCACGGTAACCAGTTCTGATCATGACGACCATACAGTGAGACCGACTTCAAGCGGTTTTGTGTTTTCGGAACGCGTGACTTTGATCGTTTTTGTGACGGTTGTAGTACTGGCCCTGATATTTTTAGCTTGTATAGCGCATTTGATTACTTGCCTTTCAAGAAATGACTCTGCGTAG
- the LOC139978201 gene encoding uncharacterized protein: MFLARQNLLSLSILLTIIISFRVARCSQQCKRVFSTLHCNGQTRNISTFPSESTLQGYVTLLVTFTNISSLQNGLVILPPLPQLETLVLSSNGILVLNDSLVENNQQIKGLQLQHNKLSSVPIKVLENLPNLTYLDLSYNNILTIPENAFHTNHNLEILLVIGNDLNQVHPDALNGVFSLKYIHLSSNILNRFSFEIFQSVPVLTNLFGIYLEDSSITKVSNVSVEVPSCQTLSLRGNLLQSLKGFSLSGFTGLKLLFLDRNQISVIDRFVFGFEDHYNLTVLRLARNNIHRVPVSFLRQLPRLVKLSLAQNKLTQLPNGTFRYNINIEVINLSKNQIHTVHGLSFIGIQNLRVVDLTVNNLSSLPEQLFDVMDPFVLDIAFNNWTCNCNLFDFLTWSSSGFIRPTLTVCVDPRFGNQSTTVAFPFHIFCETEITTVTSSDHDDHTVRPTLSGFLFSERVTLIVFVTVVVLALIFLACIAHLITCLSRNDSA; the protein is encoded by the coding sequence ATGTTCTTAGCTAGACAGAATCTTCTCTCCTTGTCAATATTGTTAACTATTATCATCTCATTTCGTGTGGCAAGATGTTCTCAACAATGTAAGCGTGTTTTTTCCACGTTACACTGTAACGGGCAGACGAGAAATATAAGCACGTTTCCTTCGGAGTCAACCCTACAAGGTTACGTAACATTACTTGTTACTTTCACTAATATATCAAGTCTTCAGAATGGATTAGTGATCCTTCCACCATTGCCTCAACTAGAGACACTGGTGTTATCGTCGAATGGTATTTTAGTCTTAAATGATTCTCTCGTTGAAAACAATCAACAGATTAAAGGTCTGCAACTGCAACATAATAAATTATCATCAGTACCGATCAAAGTATTAGAGAATCTACCAAATCTCACGTACCTTGATCTCTCCTATAATAACATACTAACTATTCCAGAAAATGCTTTTCATACAAATCATAATCTTGAGATTCTGCTTGTAATAGGTAACGACTTAAATCAAGTCCACCCCGACGCGCTGAACGGCGTCTTCAGTTTGAAGTATATACATCTGTCCAGTAACATTTTGAATCGCTTttcctttgaaatatttcaaagtgtACCAGTTTTGACCAACCTTTTCGGCATTTACCTGGAAGATAGCAGTATCACGAAAGTCTCCAATGTATCCGTCGAAGTACCTTCCTGTCAAACTCTAAGCTTGAGAGGAAATCTTTTGCAATCTTTGAAGGGCTTCTCTTTGAGTGGGTTTACTGGCCTTAAACTGCTATTTCTTGACAGAAATCAGATCTCTGTGATAGACCGATTTGTTTTCGGTTTTGAAGACCATTATAATCTCACTGTTCTTCGTTTAGCTCGAAATAACATTCATAGAGTCCCGGTATCATTTTTACGACAACTTCCCAGACTTGTAAAATTAAGTCTTGCACAAAACAAACTAACTCAACTACCCAATGGCACTTTCcgatataacataaacatagaGGTCataaatttaagcaaaaatcagatccatacagtacatggtcTCTCATTTATTGGTATCCAAAATCTTCGAGTTGTCGATCTAACCGTCAACAACCTCTCAAGTTTACCAGAGCAGCTATTCGATGTCATGGATCCATTTGTGCTTGACATTGCATTTAATAATTGGACGTGCAATTGTAATCTCTTTGATTTCCTCACATGGTCATCTTCTGGTTTTATTCGCCCTACGTTAACAGTATGCGTTGACCCAAGATTTGGTAATCAAAGTACAACTGTTGCTTTTCCTTTCCATATTTTCTGCGAAACAGAGATCACCACGGTAACCAGTTCTGATCATGACGACCATACAGTCAGACCGACTTTAAGCGGTTTTCTGTTTTCGGAACGCGTCACTTTGATCGTTTTTGTGACGGTTGTAGTACTGGCCCTGATATTTTTAGCTTGTATAGCGCATTTGATTACTTGCCTTTCAAGAAATGACTCTGCGTAG